Proteins encoded within one genomic window of Pseudomonas cannabina:
- a CDS encoding cobalamin biosynthesis protein has translation MPTSIRPDPPAVQPGAPLVVGLGCRRGCSAATLRELIENNLHAIDLEIDSISALASIDLKDQEPGLIELAAQLSVPLVFFNAAQLVAWELHLTHRSAQVFQTTGCHGVAEGSALALAAQLGDGTARLVIERQKSAQVTFALATCPVTGG, from the coding sequence ATGCCGACCAGCATCAGGCCTGATCCACCGGCCGTTCAACCCGGCGCGCCGCTGGTGGTCGGGCTGGGCTGTCGGCGCGGCTGTTCGGCGGCGACCTTACGCGAGTTGATCGAGAACAATCTTCACGCGATTGATCTGGAGATCGACAGCATCAGCGCGCTGGCATCGATCGACTTGAAGGATCAGGAGCCGGGCCTCATCGAACTGGCCGCGCAACTGTCAGTACCGCTGGTGTTTTTCAACGCAGCGCAACTGGTGGCGTGGGAGCTGCATCTGACGCACCGCTCCGCTCAGGTCTTTCAGACGACGGGTTGTCATGGTGTTGCCGAAGGTTCGGCACTGGCACTGGCCGCGCAATTGGGCGATGGCACGGCGCGACTGGTGATCGAACGGCAAAAAAGCGCGCAGGTGACATTTGCCTTGGCAACCTGCCCGGTTACAGGCGGATAA
- a CDS encoding CbtA family protein, whose translation MFKRIAQTAGFTGLLAALLLTLLQSLWVVPLIQQAETYENASAEQLHEHAEGAVAEHSHAHDEAAWEPEDGWQRVLSTTGGNLVVAVGFALMLAGLYTLRSPDRTAQGAWWGLAGFAVFVLAPTLGLPPELPGTAAAELSQRQAWWIGTAASTAVGLALLVFGQNRLLKALGLAIMVVPHVIGAPQPLVHESLAPESLESQFMVASLLTNALFWVAMGLISAWLFRRGDAQLNTAHAHDADQHQA comes from the coding sequence ATGTTCAAGCGAATCGCCCAGACAGCCGGTTTCACCGGCCTGCTTGCAGCCCTGCTGCTGACACTGCTGCAAAGCCTGTGGGTCGTCCCGCTGATCCAGCAGGCTGAAACCTATGAAAATGCTTCAGCCGAACAGTTGCACGAGCATGCCGAGGGTGCCGTGGCTGAACACAGCCATGCGCATGACGAAGCGGCTTGGGAGCCCGAAGACGGCTGGCAGCGCGTGCTGTCCACCACCGGTGGCAATCTGGTGGTCGCCGTCGGTTTTGCGCTGATGCTGGCCGGGCTTTACACCCTGCGCTCACCGGACCGCACTGCGCAGGGCGCGTGGTGGGGACTGGCCGGTTTTGCCGTGTTCGTGCTGGCACCGACCCTGGGTCTGCCGCCAGAACTGCCGGGTACCGCTGCTGCGGAGTTGAGTCAGCGTCAGGCATGGTGGATCGGCACTGCCGCATCTACAGCGGTCGGGCTGGCCTTGCTGGTGTTTGGTCAGAACCGCCTGCTGAAAGCACTGGGGCTGGCGATTATGGTCGTGCCACACGTGATTGGCGCGCCGCAACCGCTGGTTCATGAAAGCCTTGCACCTGAGTCGCTGGAATCGCAGTTCATGGTCGCTTCGCTGCTGACCAACGCACTGTTCTGGGTTGCGATGGGCCTGATCAGCGCCTGGCTGTTCCGCAGAGGCGATGCTCAGTTGAACACTGCACACGCACATGATGCCGACCAGCATCAGGCCTGA
- the cobM gene encoding precorrin-4 C(11)-methyltransferase — protein sequence MTVYFIGAGPGDPELITVKGQRLIRSCPVIIYAGSLVPLAVLEGNQAIQVTNSAELHLEQIIDLIKAADAQGQDVARVHSGDPSLYGAIGEQIRHLRELNIPYEIIPGVTATAACAALLGVELTLPDVSQSVILTRYAGKTSMPSGEELASLASHKATMAIHLGVNNLHRIVEELTPHYGADCPIAVVHRASWPDQDWVIGTLEDIGEKVQAKGFRRTALILVGRVLAADTFSESSLYRAGHAHLFRPIQ from the coding sequence TTGACCGTCTATTTCATCGGCGCAGGCCCCGGCGATCCCGAATTGATCACCGTCAAGGGCCAGCGTCTGATCCGCAGCTGTCCGGTGATCATTTATGCCGGCTCACTGGTGCCACTGGCCGTGCTGGAAGGCAATCAGGCGATCCAGGTGACCAACAGTGCCGAACTGCATCTGGAGCAGATCATTGACTTGATCAAGGCGGCAGATGCGCAGGGTCAGGACGTCGCTCGGGTACATTCAGGCGACCCGAGCCTGTATGGTGCCATCGGCGAGCAGATTCGTCATTTGCGTGAACTGAACATACCTTACGAAATCATTCCGGGAGTGACGGCGACTGCCGCCTGTGCTGCGTTACTGGGCGTTGAACTGACGCTGCCGGACGTTTCCCAGAGCGTGATTCTGACCCGCTATGCCGGCAAGACGTCGATGCCGAGTGGTGAGGAGCTGGCTAGTCTGGCCAGCCATAAGGCGACCATGGCGATTCATCTGGGCGTGAATAACCTGCACAGAATTGTCGAGGAGTTGACCCCGCATTACGGCGCCGACTGCCCGATTGCGGTGGTGCATCGTGCCAGCTGGCCGGATCAGGACTGGGTCATCGGTACGCTGGAAGATATCGGGGAAAAAGTGCAGGCCAAAGGTTTCCGACGCACCGCACTGATCCTCGTCGGCCGCGTGCTGGCCGCCGACACGTTCAGTGAGTCCTCGCTGTATCGGGCCGGGCATGCACACCTGTTCAGACCAATTCAGTAA
- a CDS encoding CbtB domain-containing protein: protein MSTISSSQTAVTSATQTQRLTAAISAAVLGACLVYFAGFSHIAAVHNAAHDTRHSAAFPCH from the coding sequence ATGTCCACCATCAGCAGCAGCCAGACGGCCGTCACCAGCGCCACCCAGACCCAACGACTGACCGCCGCGATCAGCGCCGCCGTGCTGGGTGCGTGTCTGGTCTATTTCGCCGGGTTCTCGCACATTGCCGCCGTGCACAATGCGGCACACGACACCCGTCACAGCGCCGCATTCCCTTGCCATTGA